Below is a genomic region from Virgibacillus dokdonensis.
GTGCTCTGGCATGTTACTACAGAGCAAACAGAAAAGGATGTTCGTGCTATTTTGACACACCATAGTCCTGATGGAGATAATGGTTATCCTGGCAATGTGAAAGTGACGATCAGCTATATTTTGACAAATGAAAATACGTTTACGATAGATTATAAAGCGACAACGGATCAAGCTACTCCTATCGCCTTAACGAATCATAGCTACTTCAACTTGCGAGGAAGTAAAGGCGAAACAGTGAAGCAGCATTATGCTAAAATGAAGAGCGATATTTGCTTGGAATTAAACAAAGACCTCATTCCAACAGGGCGCTTTATTACAAACGCACATGCTTTTAATTTTCAATCTTACCAGCAATTATGTACAGGCATGAATGCCAACCATGAACAAAACAGCATCGCCGGTAATGGGTATGACCATTATTTTTGTTTCGCGAAAGAAAAAGATAAGCAAGCATGCTTACTCGATAAAAAAACAGGCAGAACACTTCACGTTACAACCAATCAACCTGGCATGATTTTATACACTGGTAACTATTTACATGAATCACATAAACAAATACAAACAACATTTTCTCGTTACCAAGGAGTGTGTTTGGAAACACAGGGTTCTCCAGTTGCACTTATCTACAAACACTTACCAAGTATTATGTTAGAGCCGAATGAAATCTATCATCAAACAACTGCTTTTTCCTTTGGAATAAAGGGTTAAAAGGCTACTTTTAGAAAAACTTGGCTATGTCGATTGAACACCGTCGTTTAACCCATAAAATTTTATATACCAATGATGCCTAGGTTTCAAGCATCATTGGTTGTCTTCATGAAGATTGATATTAAAATGATAAAACCAGAACATAAATAATGACCTACTATAAATCTTTTATGGACTTTCATTTTCGGGGTAATCTTACTAGATAATTTTATCTACAATACTTATTTATCTTCATATTTTATTTCATGCCTATGACAAAAATCAATCGCGATTTCCTTTAAACGGTTATGATGATAGTCATACCAATCGTCTTCTAGGTCTAATGCGATTATTTTATCTTTAAACCTACGAAAAGCGCCCTTCCCTCGTATCGCCGTTAACAATTGCTGTTGATGTCGCTCATTTTTTACTGCTAGACAAAAATCTTCCATAATGTCGTATTCATTCATATCATATTTACTCGGAATGGTTTGATATTTCTCAAAAGAAAAAACAATATCTTCTGCCAATTTCAACTGTTTTTGTTCCCACGATGGTAAATGATCACCCTTTTCGCCATCTTCTGCCATACTTAAAAACTCTCTCATGATGTATACGATTTCCCCTGTTTTCTTATTCACAAATCCATTTGAATCATCAGATTGCATATCCATCTCGTCGATTAAATCGGATAGTTTTAGAGCTTGGCTCATCCTTATTCCCTCTATTCTATAAAATAATTTTTCCCTCTTGTGGGTTCTTCACCCGTTACAGCCTCATGTGTCTTATCGTCAAATTTTTATGACGAAAAACGCCATCGTTTTACTTCTACTATAAATGCTTGAAATTTACACATTTCTCCATCCTAGAAAGTTAAAAATAAATTTCTTTCGTCAATGAAGGATCTCACGCAAATCGAAGCAACGCGTTATATTTAAGAGCTATGTTTCATCTTGTAATAATGCTACAAAATGAGCAATAATTTTTGCGGTTAAACCCCAAATCACTCTATCCTCGTAATAGTAAAATAATTCCTCCATTTTCGGTGTGCTCCAATTGTAATCTCTTCCCCCCTGAATATCATGATAAGGAAAATTCTCTTCCGGTATCACTTTAAAACTCACTTGATAAGCTTTTGGTTTCGTATCAAGGAAAAAACGTAAAGGTACCGAAAATACTTCTGCCACCTCTGCAGAGTTAGGATTAATGGTTTCTATATTCTCGACAGTCCCAGTAAAAGGAAATACAATCCTTCCAAAATCAGATACAATATAGTCTAAAGGAATTACATTACGAATTTGCGTTTGCTCTATCCCCAATTCTTCCGATGTTTCCCGTAAGGCACAATGCAACTCATCTTTGTCACTTTGTTCCACCCGCCCACCTGGAAAGCAAACATCTCCTGGTTGACTCCGCATATGCTTCGAACGAACTTCAAAAAGCAGATGGGTTTCATTATTTACTGCAATCAATGGGATAAGAACTGCAAATTCACGAAAATGCTCCCTCCCTAGGATGGTCGGTTTTCGATGTTGCAATCGTTCAATAACTTCTGCTGTATTCATTATGTCACCCCTAACCAGCTACCTATACATATTATATAACACTTGTAGTTAAGTTGAAATCAAACCAAAACGATTAGGTAGAATGACCCAGAAGTCTTCCCTTATTATTAATAGAGCGAAAGATCCTCTAAAAGAACCACTCTAAAGCGTTTAGCAAAACTTGCTTATTGTCAATTATTGATGTCGAAAATTATACGATGAACTTCCACATTTTACTATACCTTTATGTATTGTGCATGACTCATATTGGTTAACCATAAATCCCTTCGTTCAAACAATGATTCATAGAATAAAAAAAACACTTCTTCTAGCTAAATGATGATCGTATATGGACACACGATCCAGCACTGAATATAATCTTTTTGTTTTCCAATAATGCTATTCACTATATCGTCACAAACTTTGCGAAAACTACATGGACCATTTATGAGGAAGCGCTTATAACAAGAATCCTATAACATAACACGCTTCACTTTTTTAAAAATTTAATCCTTTTTCTTCCATTTATAAATAGTTGTTTATAACAGGTATTGTAAATATGTCGATATTTCCCGGGAAATGGGAAAGAAATACGGCTTAAAAAAGACAAATAGTTATGAACGAAACGTGGAATCAAATGATGTAGGAGAGCTTCGATATGAGGCAATGCCTTAGTAGGAAAGGACTTTTACTGGTGCGATTAACCATCTGTAATTACGAAGTCAACTTGTTGACCCCCCTTTGTTTGTTGCATGCATGGTAGAAAAACTTGGCTTATCGCCAATTATTTAAGTCGAAAGTGTTCATGTTGATACGATAAGCCTTAAACTCTTTTGCTTTTCTATCGTGCAAGCAGTACTATTGGCTCATTTTTTTAGGCAATTCGTAAATGGAGGCAATTAAAATATTCAACTTGCCTTCTATACGATGAAGCAGATAAAAGGTCACTGCCATCGGAAATCCAACTTCGGTTATAAATGCTATCCACATATCCATATGCCATGCCTCCTTTCTCCTAAAATCTGTCTACTTTAAATAAATATTCGTTAATATACATACCCTGTTATTAACAGCACACGTTTTCATACTGGAAAACCACTACTAAAAATTGATAGCTGTGTAGTTTATACATTTTTTTCACAACACTCGCCTGAATTAAATTTAAATTTCACTTACTAGCAAGTTTCTCTTATCCCACTGATTGTTACGTAAATTCATCGGCGATTTACATGATGTTATTTGCCACTGAGACTTGTCAAGCACTTGCACTTCCAACTCTTAAAGTGAGATTCTTATACCATCTTATATCCAGACCCCGCCTTAGAATAAAACAATAGTTTATTTCATGTAAATTTGAAATGTAAAGCAAACGACCAGCAGATGACTACTGGTCGCATACGTTTACCTAATTGTTATTGCATATCTACTTCTTCAACAATTCTCTCCACGATTCTTGCGCTTTTTTTAGCAACTAAATCTCCTCCACTAGAAGTGAAAGCATTTTGTTGCAAGATTTCATCCATAGCTGCGTTAACAGCTGCAGTATCAACTGGCTCCACTGGCTGATCAATGGAATAATTGACTGTTTTACCATCTTGGTTCGTAAATTTTAATTCGAGCTTCTTCATCTTTTTCCCTCCCTTCCTTTTCGTTTTATTCATTTACTCCTCGACAATGTTTGAGCTATCCTTACGCTCAATCGATAGCAATGACAGCTTTTGTAAACCAACAATTGCTTGGGCAACTGTATACAGTTGCTCAGGCGTAGCAGTCGTTTTCACATTATTGAAGCTTTTAGCCTTTGTGAGTTGCTTCCCGCTATTTCCATCGATACCATTGTCAAATTCCAATCTAAGAGACGAATCCGTCAAAGTTGCAATAGCCATGTTTATCACCTCCTTCACACCTATAATCGATAGAAGTCGTTTGGAGGTAGTGAAATGAATTTTGTAGTTTTTTGTTCGATGAAATTAGCTAGCAATTGTATGTAAGGAAGTATTTAATTTATCGTTTCATTATGAAATAAAACCATATTTTGTACTAAAAAATTTGGCAGTTTATGTCTTTACATTTAGGGTACACTATTCATTAAGCCACTCCTCTTGTATCAAAAGTGACCTACCTTTCAATATTGTAATGTAAATGTAATTTACGCCAAGTACATATAGTAGTAAAATGAAAGATAGTATGTTTAATGAGGTGTAAATATGTCGAAAAATAGTGAAAATATATCTCGAGTAAAAAATAAAAAACCGAAAAGCCGCAAAAAAATCTTCTTCTTTATCATCATTCCCCTAAGTATATTGCTAATAACAACCGTTTCCTACGGTGCTCATGTCTATAATACAGCACAAGAAGCAGCCGACGACTCATTTGAAAAAATTGGTAGGGACGGAGAAAAATCCGCTTTAAGAGATGAAACTGTTACTCCAGTAGAAGACAACGTCTCTGTACTTATTATTGGGGTGGATGATAGCGAAACTCGTAAAGAAAACAATAGCAGATCCGATACACTGATGCTTGCAACCTTTAATAAAGAAGAAAAAGATGTAAACATAGTAAGCATTCCAAGAGATTCTTATGTAAATGTCCCTGGATATGGATATACAAAAATTAATCACGCCCATGCATATGGAGGACATAGGAAATCCATTGAAACGGTAGAGAATTTTTTAAATGTACCTGTTGATTATTTTGTCAAACTAAATTTCGAAGCTTTTATTGAAATGGTTGATACCATCGGTGGGATTGAATTTGATGTACCGTTTGAAATGAGTGAGCTTGATTCTGACGATAATCAAGACGCTATACATTTAATGCCAGGTTATCAAAAATTAAATGGTGAAGAAGCTTTAGCATTAGCGCGAACAAGAAAATATGATAGTGATTTTGAAAGAGGAAAACGGCAGCAGGAAATTATCCAAACAATTATGAAGGAAACTGCATCGGCTTCTTCCGTACTAAAGCTTGATGACCTTATTACTTCAGTAGGCGATAATATGAATACAAACCTAACTTTCAATGAGATGAAAAGTTTTCTTAGCTATGGTTTAAACACAAATTTAACGATAAACTCAATAACAATGGACGGTGAAGGCGGTAAAATGGACGACGGCCTTTGGTATTATCAAGTAGATGAACAAAGTAGAAGTGAGGTTGAGAACGAGTTGCGTGAGCATTTAGACCTACCTGTATCTACTGTTCAAAAATGATGTGATTTGCAATAAGATTACCAAACTTGTACTTTTTAAAGAAATATCAAATTTTTATTCTTGTAAAACAAAAATTTGATTTAAACGACTTGACCTTTTTATTTTTTCCGCACCTTGACGAAAACACACCTCAAATCTTATACACCTAAGAATTAAAGGGAATACTTTTTCTCAACATGCATTTTAGGAAAACGTAATGATTTTTTCACTTTTTACTATCTTCCAGTTTAAATTACTCAAAAATAAGATTGGGCAAAAGTTATTCTCTTTTTTATTATGAATCACGTACAGCATCGTATTAAGCTATATATTTTTATCACTAACTTCTACTGTTCACACTTTCTTATTTACGGATGTAATGATTCATAGTAGAATTAAATTTAGTTTATAATTAACTATAAGATATAAAGCATTATAATTAGCATTCACTCAATATATTTAAGGATGGTCCTGCAATGGATAATAAAAACCAAAGAAGAGTAGTCGTACGTAAAAAAAGGAAACTTAAGAAAAGAGCATATTTTATATTAGTTCCGTTGTTACTTGCTTTTGTTGGTGTAGCAGTTTATGCAACATATTTATATACCAAAGCGGATAGTGTTCTTTCTGAATCATATGAAGATGATGGAATAGAAAAATCAGAGCTTAGAGAATCAAAAGTTGATCCATCTGTAGATAATGTTTCTATTCTGATAATGGGAGTAGATTCCAGCGATATTCGAAAAAATGCGGACAATGCAAGAACAGATACTTTGATGGTAGCTACGCTAAATAAGGATGATAAAAGTGTGAAACTATTAAGTATTCCACGTGATTCTTACGTCTATATTCCTGAGGTTGGATATGAAACAAAAATTAACCATGCGCATGCATATGGTGGGACACAAGCTGCGAGAGATACCGTTGAAAATTTACTAGACATCCCTATTGATTATTACGTAAAGGTTAATTTTGAGGCATTTATTGATGTTGTTAATGCTGTAGACGGCATAAATGTTGAGGTTCCTTATGAGTTAAAAGAACAAAACTCTGCAGACGAAGCTAACGCAATACACTTACTTCCAGGGAAACAGAAATTAGATGGCGAAGAAGCCTTAGCTTTAGCTAGGACAAGAAAATTAGACAATGATATAGAACGCGGAAAACGGCAACAAGATATTATTAAAGCAGTTATTAAAAAAGCTGTATCTTTAGATTCCATTTTAAAATATGATGATATAATAGAAGCCGTGGGAAGTAACATGACCACTAATATGACTTTTAGTGAAATGAAAAGCTTTATTTCCTATGGTACAGAAGGCAAAAACATAAATTTTGAAACAATGACATTGGAGGGACATGATTACCAACCAAGCGGTTCATATTATTGGCAGCTAGATCAAGAAGCACTTTTAGAAACTCAAAATAAACTTAAACAACATTTAGATATAACTGATATAAACTCAACCAATTCTGTGCAATTTAACAATTAAATTGTTTTAAAACATATAAACACCTCAAAGTTATTCTTTGAGGTGTTTATATGTAATGGAAGCAAGCCTACAATTTATAAAGTGGACCCCATTGTCAAGACACAAATTTTAAATATTTAAGGTGGGGGAGCTATGGAGCTCCTTTAAGGGAAGGGGTATTAACATTTTTTTCATTATTATTCTCATTCATAGGAACTTGGTGGTCAAGGAGGGGCTTCACAACAAAGTTCCTATGGATGAGAGGGGGTATTCTTTTATGAATAATAAACAAACTCAGGTGTCTGGTAATTTAGCGATTGATGTAGTCGCTTTTGGTTATAGAATGCAAAATAGTTTCGAATTTCTTGTCTAGCCTCTCTGGGGCTGTTGTATTCTTTGAGATAAATTTCTTCGTATTTGATGGTACGCCAAAGTCGTTCCGTAATGATGTTGTCTAGAGCACGTCCTTTGCCGTCCATACTAATGTTAACTTCATTCTGTTTTAATAGATTAATATATTTAGGGCTAGTAAAATGACTGCCCTGGTCACTATTTAAAATGACTGGTTTCCCTTGGGAAAGCGCACGTTGGACGGCTTCTATAACGAAATCCATTTCCAATGTTTGATCCAGCTCCCAACTGATCACATAGCGAGAACACCAATCAATAAGGGCAACCAAATAAAGCCAGCTCCGTTTAAGACGCACGTAGGTAATATCTATTCCCCATACGTGGTTGGGATATTGGATGGTTAACCCTCTTAATAGATAAGGATAAATTCTGTGCTGCTGATTCCGTTTACTAAGATTTGGGCCGGGGGATATCCCTGCAATACCCATTTCTCTCATGTGCCGTTGTACAGCCTTTCTGTTAACAATGCGTCCTTCTTGTTTAAGGGTTTCTGAGATGCGTCTGGAACCATAAAAAGGACATTCTGTGTATATCTCATCGATTCTATTTTTGATACGGAGTTCCTCTGGAGAAGGCTCTACAGGCCTATAATATAGACTTGAGCGATTAAGATTCAACAGCTCTGCCTGAGTCTTTATGGAAAGCTCTGAACCATTCCAATCCAGCATGTCTAGACGCTCTGTTCTAGTCTTTGATTCCAGATTTTTTTTTAAGCCACGACAATTGCGTGGTAAGTCGCCCTACTTCTGCGTAGAGATTTTCTATTTGATCTTCGTACTCCTCCTTCATTTGGTCGATTTTCTTATTCTCTCTCTCAAATAGTTGTGGCATGTGTTCAAGTGCAGCTTTCCGCCATTGACGTAACTGATTTACATGTATGCCATGTTCTGAGGAAATCTCAGCAAGACTTCTTTCTTCTTTAAGCATTTCTAGCACGATCTTTGATTTGAATTGTGATGTATAACTTTTTCTTTTACCCATAAATCTACTTTAACATCTCCTTATTTCGTGTCTAGATTTATGGGTCCATTATATTATGTTTAATCGCTTTTAAAAGATTAGTTAGAGGTTTATACTTAACGCTAATTAACTCTAAGTATTCAATAAGTATTTGTAAAGCAAGAATGGAAATAATAAAAATTGAGATCGTTCCCCATACCGTTGTCATAGAGAAAAAAATAGCTGCCATACTAAACATAATACTGAGCATATAGATAAATAAAACAGTGTGTTTATGAGAAAAACCCATTTTTAATAACTTATGATGCAGATGAGAACTATCAGGGCTTGAGAGCGGCTGATCATTGACATATCTCCTAATAATAGCAATTAGTGTATCCGAAATTGGAACAGCCAGAATAAATATAGGAATAATGAAAGAGATAAAAGTTACATTTTTAAACCCTAAAAGCGCTAAAACAGAAATCATATAGCCTAAAAAAAGAGCACCTGTATCACCCATAAAAATCTTTGCAGGGAAAAAATTATATTTTAAAAATCCTAGTGTGCTAAAAAAAAGCAACAAGGCCATGATTGTAACGTACACATCTCCCATAATACTAGCCATTCCTGCCATTGTTAATAATGCTATTGCTGAGACACCAGCCGCTAAACCATCTAAACCATCAATAAGATTGATTGCATTCGTGACTCCGACAATCCAAAAGACAGTAATTATAGAACCCATCACACCAAATTCAATTTGTCCTCCAAATGGAAAGTTAACATATTCCACCATTAGCCCACCCTTAAAAACAACAAGGAAAGCTACAGCAATTTGAACTAAAAATTTTATTTTGGGAGAAAGAGTAATAAGATCATCTATAACTCCAAGTGTAACAATAATAGTTGCTCCTGTAATAATGATAGCATGGTAATGAGCATCTGGTTGTAAGATAACTAAACCTAATAAGAAACTAATATATATAGCTAAGCCACCTAATGTAGGAATAGGGTCTTTATGAACTTTTCGTTTATTCGGTTTATCAGTAAGTTTAAACACCTTCGTAAGTCTAATTATAATTGGTGTTATTACTAAAGAAAATAGCAGAGTTAGTAAGGTTAACAGAGCTATTTTAAGCATGTTGTTCACCTCTTTTTTTGACGTACATTACATTTATTTACCACAAAACTATACTGGCATCACTATTATGATTGCGCTTTCAATGAACATTCTATTCTTCTTTTGGCATCTTACACTTCTTTAAATTTATTGTATAATGCGAAGTATTTATACTTTGTAAAAGGGGCGATAATGCCTAAGTTAATTTTGAATGTCACCTCAAAATACATTATAAATGTTTTCACCAAAAACCTCCAACAAAAATCAGCTTAATCATATCACCTTTCTCCAATTAGTGATAATTTCCGTTAAATAAGAACAAATAATGCATCTTTCATTACAGCAATAATTTCCATTCTATCCATTGAAGTAACCAACCAGCATACTAAGTTATTTACAATATTTACAATACAAAATTAATTTCTCTATTTTATGCTAGTAATAACAACACAATTGTGAAAGCTCTCTCTTCCATCCTATACATAAGTGTTAAGCATAATATACCCACGCCTTACTTTATTTACATGATACGCCGTGGATAGTCAGTCTATTGGCAATATTTTTCTTTATTATGTATAATAGGGAAAGCTTAGATAGATATAACATACACTTTAAGTAACCATATAGAGTTAGAAAAGAAATTTAAGAAAGGAGTTATTAACTAATGACATTCAATTTTGCGCATAGAGGTTCATTAAAAGAAGCACCTGAAAATACATTACCCGCTTTCCACAAAGCAATCTCACACGGTGCAAAAGCGATTGAATTAGATGTTCAACTAACCAAAGATAAACATCTTGTCGTTTGCCACGACCACAAGTTAACCCGATTAAATCCAGTAGCAGATATGCGAATCACTGATCTGACCTTGCATGAGTTAAAACAAATTGATATTGGGTCAACTTTTAGTCAAAGTTATGTTGGAGTAACCGTTCCAACTTTATCGGAGGTTTTAGATTACATTCCAAGAAATATTTTCTTAAATATTGAAATAAAAAATATCCCAGTTATTTATAATGGGATTGAAGAATTACTCATTCAATGCTTATTTGACTACAACCGACTTGAAAATGTCTTAGTTTCATCCTTTGATCATCTAGCTTTAAAAACGGTTCAAGAAATAGCACCAACCTTGCCTTTAGGGATGCTTTTCTATTATCGATTCATTAACCCTTGGGATTATGTCGAAAAAAGCGGCTTAAACATCAGTAGTATTCATCCAAATCACGTCTATATAGAAAAACATTTTATTGAACAATGTCATAACAAAGGATATCAAGTATACCCATTTACTGTTAATAACAAAAAACGGTTTAATGAACTAGTTACGTACGGTGTAGATGGGGTATTTTCTAATAATCCAGACATTTATACACGCGAATAAATCGTAATCCCCCATTCAAACGGTAACCGTAAAACAGCCCACACCTATTATGTAGATGTGGGGCTGTCTTACGCTTACTTTTAACTTATCACGCTTTCGGTTACAAAATACAAACAGGCAAGGAGAAAAAGGGTCTAAATCGAAGCATTCTATCACAATGGCAGCAAGTCCATCAATCGATTTACGCATATCTGTGCTACCGCAAGCTAAATACACTTTTTCAAATGTCATATTCATGAACGTGATTACTTCCCTAAAACATGAATAATATCTGAGAGTAAGTTCATATCCGTTCCTGATCGCACTTCAATGGAGATAGAACCAACGTGAATAAAGATCGGTTCTTTCTCGTGAGGTGGTACAAGTGGAGAATCACCCATTTGAACGGTTAGCCATTGTGTTTCCCTGGATGCGCTTTTCTTGATGGAAGTTTTTCCGTGCTCACGAAATTGTTGCACCCAATAATACATCTGATGCGTTTTAATTTCTTTCTCCCGGCGCCATTCAGATATACTTTGTCCGCTTTCTTTCCAGGCATCATAACGCGCTTTCCATTCTATTCGCTTGTCTTTTAGGGTCATCGCATAACCTCCTAATTTATTTTCTAAGAAGATTATCACATAGATGCCCTGTGATTGTTATGTGTATTTTATTTTACGCTTACTATTTTACTTTTACGCTTACGAACAAAGCTATCACCCCAACGCAAAAGCGAGCTTATCACGCCCGCTTCTCCACGTATAGCCTGTAATTTTATTGTGTGCAACCCATTTACACAAAATAGTTTATATTCCCTAATAGGAACCATTTTATGTTCTGTTTAGTCTACTTCACCTTAATTCTTTTGCCTAGTCAAGTGTAACCTATCCATTTCTTATTTATAGATAGGGATATCAAAGTTTAATGTGTACTGATTTAGCAAGCCGTATATACTGTACATTCTATAAGTCTGTTTATAGGCCCAACCTATATCAGTAGCATATTGATGTGAAGCATAACCGTTTTTTTCCGCAAAAATAGGGTTCCAGCGCATTTTATATAATGTATCTTGCCCAATATCAATATATTCTTTACCTACAAATTGGGCACCTCCCTTTATAGCAAGTTCTGGTGTAAACCAACCAGCTTCATAAGCATATCTTTTCCCACACTCTACTGGACAACTATCTTTTGCACCAATACCATACATATTGTACACCGTTTTACCATTATGGGTGACACCTCTTGCTAACTCTGAAGTACCATTACCTGTTTCTAATAAAGCGTGGGCTATTAAATACACCTCATTTATACCATATAATTTTGCACCATCTAAAAAAAATTGAGCTTTATTCTCCAAGACCCCTTTACCTTTTAGTACTTTATCATTTACTTCAGATTCATTAAGATTAGCACTTCGAGATAAACTTAAAAATTGATATTTGTGTCTTGGATCTTTGATAAAATTACTAGGATTAAGGTAATATCTAACATCGTTCTTGTCAGCAGTAACCCAACCAGTAGTATCTTTTACATAATACCACGTAAATCCATCGGCTCCTTTTGAACTTGAGTAAAGCTTATAAGAAGTACCATCTTTCACCTTGCCCCCAATCTGATATATTGTACCAGGGCCCCTTCTTAAATTCCAATTTCCTTCCACTACTCCTTTTCCGTTACTAATACTTGAGAAAGCATCCTCTCTTATCCATAACTTATAGCTTTTATCTGTTTTAGGGTTGACATTCATTTGTATATCAAGCATTTTATCCAAAGTTAAATTGTATTTCGAATAATAATTATTAAAAGGTGCTACATTATATGCTTGAATCCAAACTTTTTTACCGTCCAAATAACCTCTGTACCATATTGCGTCTCCTACTTTTTCCGTTAAGTTCACTTGAAACTCTTTGTTGCGATATGGCGTTAAATCATTGTATATTACGTCTTTTCCTGCTCCCCACGCATCAGTGTAAGCCCAACCAGAACCTTTTAAATAAAATGTTTTTTTCTCGTGATCTACCGCTTTATGACTTTGCGACCACATATCTTTTGCATTTACCCAACCTATAGCACCTTTGGTTGCACTCGCCACTGTACTTATTAAATAATAATCTTCTCCGTTTATCTGAGCTTTCTTTTTTATATAGAATATTTTATCTGTATACTTTGATCCTGCTTTAATACTGGATCCTTCGTTTCCTATTGTTTTATATATTTTCGCTTCTGAACTTTGAATTCGTCCTAGCTTACTTATGGCACTTTTCACTGGGCTAATTACATTATATGCTTGAATCCAAACTTTTTTACCGTCCAAATAACCTCTGTACCATATTGCGTCTCCTACTTTTTCCGTTAAGTTCACTTGAAACTCTTTGTTGCGATATGGCGTTAAATCATTGTATATTACGTCTTTTCCTGCTCCCCACGCATCAGTGTAAGCCCAACCAGAACCTTTTAAATAAAATGTTTTTTTCTCGTGATCTACCGCTTTATGACTTTGCGACCACATATCTTTTGCATTTACCCAACCTATAACACCTTTGGTTGCACTTGCCACTGTACTTATTAAATAATAATCTTCTCCGTTTATCTGAGCTTTCTTTTTTATATAGAATATTTTATCTGTATACTTTGATCCTGCTTTAATACTGGATCCTTCATTTCCTATTGTTTTATATATTTTCGCTTCTGAACTTTGAATTCGTCCTAGCTTACTTGCTTCTATTTTAGTATATTTTAATTGATGTTGGTTATTAATATAATTTTGTTTAATATCATTCTCAATTTCTTCTTTGTTTACCTCTTCTTGACTTTCAACCTCTTTCTCCATTTCCTCTTCGTCTACTTCTTCTTGACTTTCAACCTCT
It encodes:
- a CDS encoding aldose epimerase family protein — translated: MEIKEKTVHTNWKLRTLINDNHMQISFLDYGGAITEIVVPDKQGQLDNVVLHYNHYQDYEANPFYLGALIGRVAGRIANASFLVKGKRHFVTKNEGHHHLHGGINGFSHVLWHVTTEQTEKDVRAILTHHSPDGDNGYPGNVKVTISYILTNENTFTIDYKATTDQATPIALTNHSYFNLRGSKGETVKQHYAKMKSDICLELNKDLIPTGRFITNAHAFNFQSYQQLCTGMNANHEQNSIAGNGYDHYFCFAKEKDKQACLLDKKTGRTLHVTTNQPGMILYTGNYLHESHKQIQTTFSRYQGVCLETQGSPVALIYKHLPSIMLEPNEIYHQTTAFSFGIKG
- a CDS encoding UPF0158 family protein; protein product: MSQALKLSDLIDEMDMQSDDSNGFVNKKTGEIVYIMREFLSMAEDGEKGDHLPSWEQKQLKLAEDIVFSFEKYQTIPSKYDMNEYDIMEDFCLAVKNERHQQQLLTAIRGKGAFRRFKDKIIALDLEDDWYDYHHNRLKEIAIDFCHRHEIKYEDK
- a CDS encoding NUDIX hydrolase — its product is MNTAEVIERLQHRKPTILGREHFREFAVLIPLIAVNNETHLLFEVRSKHMRSQPGDVCFPGGRVEQSDKDELHCALRETSEELGIEQTQIRNVIPLDYIVSDFGRIVFPFTGTVENIETINPNSAEVAEVFSVPLRFFLDTKPKAYQVSFKVIPEENFPYHDIQGGRDYNWSTPKMEELFYYYEDRVIWGLTAKIIAHFVALLQDET
- a CDS encoding YvrJ family protein; its protein translation is MDMWIAFITEVGFPMAVTFYLLHRIEGKLNILIASIYELPKKMSQ
- a CDS encoding DUF2922 domain-containing protein, with translation MKKLELKFTNQDGKTVNYSIDQPVEPVDTAAVNAAMDEILQQNAFTSSGGDLVAKKSARIVERIVEEVDMQ
- a CDS encoding DUF1659 domain-containing protein: MAIATLTDSSLRLEFDNGIDGNSGKQLTKAKSFNNVKTTATPEQLYTVAQAIVGLQKLSLLSIERKDSSNIVEE
- a CDS encoding LCP family protein, with the protein product MSKNSENISRVKNKKPKSRKKIFFFIIIPLSILLITTVSYGAHVYNTAQEAADDSFEKIGRDGEKSALRDETVTPVEDNVSVLIIGVDDSETRKENNSRSDTLMLATFNKEEKDVNIVSIPRDSYVNVPGYGYTKINHAHAYGGHRKSIETVENFLNVPVDYFVKLNFEAFIEMVDTIGGIEFDVPFEMSELDSDDNQDAIHLMPGYQKLNGEEALALARTRKYDSDFERGKRQQEIIQTIMKETASASSVLKLDDLITSVGDNMNTNLTFNEMKSFLSYGLNTNLTINSITMDGEGGKMDDGLWYYQVDEQSRSEVENELREHLDLPVSTVQK
- a CDS encoding LCP family protein, translating into MDNKNQRRVVVRKKRKLKKRAYFILVPLLLAFVGVAVYATYLYTKADSVLSESYEDDGIEKSELRESKVDPSVDNVSILIMGVDSSDIRKNADNARTDTLMVATLNKDDKSVKLLSIPRDSYVYIPEVGYETKINHAHAYGGTQAARDTVENLLDIPIDYYVKVNFEAFIDVVNAVDGINVEVPYELKEQNSADEANAIHLLPGKQKLDGEEALALARTRKLDNDIERGKRQQDIIKAVIKKAVSLDSILKYDDIIEAVGSNMTTNMTFSEMKSFISYGTEGKNINFETMTLEGHDYQPSGSYYWQLDQEALLETQNKLKQHLDITDINSTNSVQFNN
- a CDS encoding IS3 family transposase (programmed frameshift), which translates into the protein MGKRKSYTSQFKSKIVLEMLKEERSLAEISSEHGIHVNQLRQWRKAALEHMPQLFERENKKIDQMKEEYEDQIENLYAEVGRLTTQLSWLKKKNLESKTRTERLDMLDWNGSELSIKTQAELLNLNRSSLYYRPVEPSPEELRIKNRIDEIYTECPFYGSRRISETLKQEGRIVNRKAVQRHMREMGIAGISPGPNLSKRNQQHRIYPYLLRGLTIQYPNHVWGIDITYVRLKRSWLYLVALIDWCSRYVISWELDQTLEMDFVIEAVQRALSQGKPVILNSDQGSHFTSPKYINLLKQNEVNISMDGKGRALDNIITERLWRTIKYEEIYLKEYNSPREARQEIRNYFAFYNQKRLHQSLNYQTPEFVYYS